A DNA window from Helianthus annuus cultivar XRQ/B chromosome 15, HanXRQr2.0-SUNRISE, whole genome shotgun sequence contains the following coding sequences:
- the LOC110910285 gene encoding myb-related protein 305 translates to MEGMGWRVMEKGWRKGPWTPMEDKLLMEYVALHGEGRWSSVAGCSGLKRNAKSCRLRWVNYLRPGLKKSQLSPQEEGIIIELHALWGNRWSKIARYLPGRTDNEIKNYWRTHFKKKGKPLQNENKQKYEAQFNYNQDLQVQGTMNYSTSSCESEVHPTPATMQETTAGTGSMVTDWQQQQNPCMMAQDVARWWEIISEDGLWDDFMWNLDHDYPNQAVMEQSFGPCF, encoded by the exons ATGGAAGGCATGGGGTGGAGAGTGATGGAGAAAGGTTGGAGGAAGGGACCTTGGACACCCATGGAGGATAAGTTGCTTATGGAATATGTTGCATTGCACGGGGAGGGAAGATGGAGCTCGGTAGCTGGTTGCTCAG GATTAAAGAGGAACGCGAAGAGTTGTAGGTTACGATGGGTGAACTACTTAAGGCCAGGCCTTAAGAAAAGCCAATTATCGCCTCAAGAGGAAGGGATCATTATCGAACTTCATGCTTTATGGGGAAACAG ATGGTCCAAAATAGCTAGATACTTACCAGGAAGAACAGACAATGAAATAAAGAACTACTGGCGAACCCatttcaagaagaaaggaaagCCGTTGCAGAACGAAAACAAGCAAAAATATGAAGCTCAGTTTAACTACAACCAAGACCTACAAGTTCAAGGAACAATGAACTATTCCACatcatcatgtgaatcagaaGTGCATCCAACACCAGCCACAATGCAAGAAACTACTGCTGGCACAGGCTCGATGGTTACTGACTGGCAGCAGCAACAAAACCCGTGTATGATGGCTCAAGATGTTGCAAGGTGGTGGGAAATCATATCAGAAGATGGCTTATGGGATGACTTCATGTGGAATCTGGATCATGATTATCCAAACCAAGCTGTGATGGAACAATCATTTGGTCCCTGTTTTTGA